A genomic stretch from Acetobacter ascendens includes:
- a CDS encoding histidine phosphatase family protein: MCTQPVVRVVLVGSLMPDDVRRGYISPKDKVINFQFSKIIQEKFLREYNISCIFCASDIFVEPEYFLLEKKIVLESKLRNRDYGNLAGRNLKSLSAEEQGQFMNPEYAPVDGESMYAFHARLKGCLDNLFDKAKNQETFLIIASPVVIRALSACIIADDIKNSFCILNKLDVHPESWSIFSGRIGNWRILTLSAPF, translated from the coding sequence ATGTGCACGCAACCAGTAGTACGCGTTGTTTTGGTAGGAAGTTTAATGCCTGATGATGTGCGTAGAGGGTATATATCCCCAAAAGATAAAGTAATAAATTTTCAATTTTCTAAAATAATTCAAGAAAAATTTTTGAGAGAATATAATATTTCATGTATTTTTTGTGCATCAGATATTTTTGTAGAGCCAGAGTATTTTCTTTTAGAGAAAAAAATTGTTTTGGAATCAAAGTTAAGAAATAGAGATTATGGAAATTTGGCAGGACGGAATTTAAAAAGTTTGTCGGCGGAAGAACAGGGGCAATTCATGAACCCCGAATATGCTCCAGTTGATGGAGAAAGTATGTATGCATTTCATGCCAGATTAAAGGGATGTCTGGACAACCTTTTTGATAAGGCCAAAAATCAAGAGACATTCTTAATTATAGCTTCTCCTGTCGTCATACGCGCATTAAGTGCATGCATTATAGCAGATGATATAAAAAATTCTTTTTGCATTCTAAATAAATTAGATGTTCATCCAGAAAGTTGGAGTATTTTTTCAGGTAGGATTGGAAATTGGCGCATTCTTACACTTTCCGCGCCTTTTTAA
- a CDS encoding alpha-keto acid decarboxylase family protein — translation MTYTVGMYLAERLSQIGLKHHFAVAGDFNLVLLDQLLANKEMEQVYCCNELNCGFSAEGYARAHGAAAAVVTFSVGAISAMNAIAGAYAENLPVILISGSPNSNDYGTGHILHHTLGTNDYTYQLEMMRHVTCAAESITDAASAPAKIDHVIRTALRERKPAYVEIACNVSDAECVRPGPVSSLLAELRVDDVSLKAAVEDSLALLEKSQRVTMIVGSKVRATHAQTQTEHLADKLGCAVTIMAAAKSFFPEDHKGFRGLYWGDVSSPGAQELVEKSDALICVAPVFNDYSTVGWTAWPKGDNVLMAEPNRVTVGGKTYEGFTLREFLEELAKKAPSRPLTAQESKKHTPVIEQAKADARLTNDEMTRQINAMLTSDTTLVAETGDSWFNATRMDLPRGARVELEMQWGHIGWSVPSAFGNAMGSQERQHILMVGDGSFQLTAQEMAQMVRYKLPVIIFLVNNRGYVIEIAIHDGPYNYIKNWDYAGLMEVFNAEDGHGLGLKATTAGELAEAIKKAKANHEGPTIIECQIERSDCTKTLVEWGKKVAAANSRKPQVS, via the coding sequence ATGACATATACAGTCGGCATGTATCTTGCTGAGCGTCTTTCTCAGATCGGATTAAAGCACCATTTTGCCGTAGCCGGAGACTTCAATCTGGTTTTACTGGATCAGTTGCTGGCAAATAAAGAAATGGAACAGGTTTACTGTTGTAATGAGCTAAACTGCGGCTTTAGTGCAGAAGGCTATGCACGTGCTCATGGCGCTGCGGCGGCAGTGGTTACCTTTAGTGTAGGTGCCATTTCTGCCATGAATGCCATTGCAGGAGCGTATGCAGAAAACCTGCCAGTTATTTTGATTTCTGGTTCCCCCAATAGCAATGATTATGGAACAGGCCATATTCTGCATCATACGCTGGGTACGAACGATTATACATATCAGTTGGAAATGATGCGGCATGTTACATGTGCAGCAGAAAGCATTACAGATGCCGCATCGGCTCCAGCCAAAATTGACCATGTAATCCGTACAGCTTTGCGTGAACGTAAGCCTGCATATGTCGAAATTGCCTGTAACGTATCTGATGCGGAATGTGTTCGACCCGGCCCGGTATCATCTTTGCTAGCAGAATTGCGGGTAGATGATGTTAGCCTGAAAGCTGCAGTTGAAGATTCTCTTGCTCTGCTGGAAAAATCTCAGCGCGTTACTATGATTGTAGGTAGCAAAGTGCGGGCGACCCATGCACAAACACAAACAGAACATCTGGCAGATAAGCTAGGGTGCGCTGTTACTATTATGGCAGCAGCAAAAAGCTTTTTCCCCGAAGATCACAAAGGTTTTCGTGGTTTGTATTGGGGCGATGTGTCTTCACCCGGCGCGCAAGAGCTGGTTGAAAAATCTGATGCCCTGATTTGCGTTGCACCGGTCTTTAATGATTATTCCACAGTAGGTTGGACCGCATGGCCCAAGGGTGACAATGTTTTGATGGCAGAGCCAAACCGCGTCACTGTGGGTGGTAAAACATATGAAGGTTTCACATTGCGTGAATTCCTTGAAGAGTTGGCAAAAAAAGCTCCCAGCCGTCCATTAACGGCGCAGGAAAGTAAAAAACATACGCCTGTTATCGAACAGGCCAAAGCAGATGCACGTCTGACAAATGATGAAATGACCCGTCAGATTAACGCAATGCTAACATCAGATACCACCTTGGTTGCTGAAACAGGTGATTCCTGGTTCAACGCCACACGTATGGATTTGCCGCGTGGTGCTCGTGTTGAGCTGGAAATGCAGTGGGGGCATATTGGTTGGTCTGTGCCGTCTGCTTTCGGGAACGCCATGGGCTCTCAGGAGCGCCAGCATATTCTTATGGTGGGTGATGGCTCGTTCCAGCTTACTGCGCAGGAAATGGCGCAGATGGTGCGTTATAAGCTGCCAGTCATTATCTTCCTTGTGAATAATCGTGGCTACGTTATTGAAATTGCCATTCACGATGGTCCGTACAATTACATCAAAAACTGGGATTACGCAGGTCTGATGGAGGTGTTCAATGCGGAAGATGGTCATGGTTTGGGGCTAAAAGCCACCACGGCAGGTGAACTTGCAGAGGCTATCAAAAAAGCTAAAGCAAACCATGAAGGCCCCACCATTATTGAGTGTCAGATTGAACGTTCTGATTGCACCAAAACATTGGTGGAATGGGGCAAGAAGGTTGCCGCGGCTAATTCCAGAAAGCCACAGGTATCCTGA